Proteins encoded by one window of Nocardioides euryhalodurans:
- a CDS encoding hydroxyacid-oxoacid transhydrogenase produces MTETVFTYAAPGLTFGPGASGEIGHDLAASGARRVLLVTDPGVAATGHPARIADQVAAQGIDVTTYDGAAVEPTDASLEQAIGFARGAGPLDAIVAVGGGSAIDTAKAVNLLTTNPGELLDYVNPPVGGGRAPSEPLLPLVAVPTTTGTGSESTTICVLDVLAQQVKTGISHVALRPTRAVVDPDLTLTQPAMVTAAAGMDILCHALESYTARWYADFPAKQPGERVPYCGANPIADLWSEKALSLVAGAFRSAVRDGSDRAAREQMALAATFAGLGFGNAGVHIPHANAYPVAGRVRDYRPAGYPDGKPIVPHGMAVSLTAPAAFRFTFDSSPDRHLRAARLLDPDVSGDGPEVLASVLATLMRDVGLPNGLAEVGFGVADVDDLVEGALKQQRLLATAPRDVTGEDLAGVFRDSMELW; encoded by the coding sequence ATGACCGAGACCGTCTTCACCTACGCCGCACCCGGCCTCACGTTCGGACCCGGCGCGTCGGGCGAGATCGGCCACGACCTGGCTGCCTCGGGTGCCCGGCGCGTGCTGCTGGTGACCGACCCGGGCGTCGCGGCCACCGGCCACCCGGCTCGCATCGCGGACCAGGTCGCGGCGCAGGGCATCGACGTGACGACGTACGACGGAGCGGCGGTCGAGCCGACCGACGCCTCGCTCGAGCAGGCCATCGGCTTCGCGCGCGGTGCCGGTCCCCTCGACGCGATCGTCGCGGTGGGTGGCGGGTCCGCGATCGACACCGCCAAGGCGGTCAACCTGCTGACGACCAACCCCGGCGAGCTGCTCGACTACGTCAACCCGCCCGTCGGCGGTGGCCGCGCGCCCAGCGAGCCGCTGCTGCCACTGGTGGCGGTGCCGACGACGACGGGGACCGGCAGCGAGTCGACCACCATCTGCGTCCTGGACGTCCTCGCCCAGCAGGTCAAGACCGGCATCAGCCACGTCGCGCTGCGCCCGACCCGCGCCGTGGTCGACCCGGACCTCACGCTCACGCAGCCGGCGATGGTGACCGCGGCGGCCGGCATGGACATCCTGTGCCACGCGCTCGAGAGCTACACCGCCCGCTGGTACGCCGACTTCCCGGCCAAGCAGCCCGGCGAACGGGTGCCCTACTGCGGCGCCAACCCGATCGCCGACCTCTGGTCCGAGAAGGCGCTGTCGCTGGTCGCCGGGGCGTTCCGCAGCGCCGTCCGCGACGGGTCGGACCGGGCGGCCCGCGAGCAGATGGCGCTCGCCGCCACCTTCGCCGGGCTGGGGTTCGGCAACGCCGGCGTCCACATCCCGCACGCCAACGCCTATCCCGTCGCCGGGCGGGTCCGCGACTACCGGCCCGCGGGCTACCCCGACGGCAAGCCGATCGTGCCCCACGGGATGGCGGTCTCGCTGACCGCTCCGGCCGCCTTCCGGTTCACCTTCGACTCCTCGCCGGATCGGCACCTGCGCGCGGCCCGGCTGCTCGACCCCGACGTCTCCGGCGACGGCCCGGAGGTGCTCGCGAGCGTGCTGGCCACCTTGATGCGTGATGTCGGGCTGCCCAACGGGCTGGCGGAGGTGGGCTTCGGCGTCGCCGACGTCGACGACCTGGTCGAGGGCGCCCTCAAGCAGCAGCGGCTGCTCGCGACCGCTCCGCGCGACGTGACCGGCGAGGACCTGGCCGGGGTGTTCCGCGACTCGATGGAGCTGTGGTGA
- a CDS encoding NUDIX hydrolase yields the protein MASTPKRQRVAAYAVIVRDDQILLSRLSPLVTQEELWTLPGGGLDHGEDPRDAVIREIHEETGLDATVSDTARVYSAHLPSAWRNGRRVDAHAVRIVYDGWVAPGSPEPRVVEVDGSTSEAAWHPLASVLSGALPVSPLVVEALADHRPFRLQRVAAYGLVRRGEEVLLTRVSSRGYHSGRWSLPGGGVRHGERPQDALVREIREECGVEARVGPLVTLFDEHFSGTAPRGRFEDFHSIALIFSADVPADVEPRLVELDGTTDAVAWIPVADIESGTVPVHDAVTHVLEVT from the coding sequence ATGGCCAGCACTCCGAAGCGACAGCGTGTGGCGGCGTACGCCGTCATCGTCCGCGACGACCAGATCCTGCTCAGCAGGTTGTCGCCGCTCGTCACCCAGGAGGAGCTGTGGACGCTTCCCGGTGGCGGGCTCGACCACGGTGAGGACCCGCGGGACGCGGTGATCCGCGAGATCCACGAGGAGACCGGCCTCGACGCGACCGTGAGCGACACCGCGCGGGTCTACTCCGCCCACCTGCCCTCGGCCTGGCGCAACGGTCGCCGGGTCGACGCGCACGCGGTCCGGATCGTCTACGACGGCTGGGTCGCCCCCGGTTCGCCCGAGCCCCGCGTGGTCGAGGTCGACGGCTCGACCAGCGAGGCCGCCTGGCACCCGCTGGCGTCCGTCCTGTCCGGGGCCCTGCCGGTCTCACCGCTGGTCGTCGAGGCGCTCGCCGACCACCGCCCGTTCCGGCTGCAGCGCGTCGCCGCCTACGGACTGGTACGACGGGGTGAGGAGGTCCTGCTGACCCGGGTCTCGTCGCGGGGCTACCACTCCGGGAGGTGGAGCCTCCCCGGCGGCGGGGTCAGGCACGGCGAGAGGCCACAGGATGCGCTCGTCCGCGAGATCCGCGAGGAGTGCGGGGTCGAGGCGCGGGTCGGCCCGTTGGTGACCCTGTTCGACGAGCACTTCTCGGGCACCGCCCCTCGCGGGCGGTTCGAGGACTTCCACAGCATCGCCCTGATCTTCTCCGCCGACGTGCCCGCCGACGTCGAACCGCGGCTCGTGGAGCTGGACGGGACCACGGACGCGGTCGCCTGGATCCCGGTGGCGGACATCGAGTCGGGGACGGTCCCCGTCCACGACGCCGTGACCCACGTCCTGGAGGTGACATGA